A region of Caloranaerobacter sp. TR13 DNA encodes the following proteins:
- a CDS encoding arsenate reductase ArsC: protein MKKKVAFVCVHNSCRSQMAEAWAKHLGKDVLEVYSAGTEEYPEVKPKAVQVMEEVGINMSDHYPKLLSDIPEKIDILITMGCGVICPYVPCDYSEDWGLEDPSGGPIEEFRKARDIIKEKVEDLIERVKSKKI, encoded by the coding sequence GTGAAGAAAAAAGTTGCTTTTGTTTGTGTTCATAATTCTTGCCGATCACAGATGGCAGAAGCTTGGGCAAAACATTTAGGTAAAGATGTATTAGAGGTGTATTCAGCAGGGACAGAAGAGTATCCAGAAGTTAAGCCCAAAGCAGTTCAAGTTATGGAAGAAGTTGGAATTAATATGAGTGACCATTATCCTAAACTTTTATCAGATATACCTGAAAAAATAGATATCTTAATAACTATGGGCTGTGGTGTAATATGTCCTTATGTACCATGTGACTATAGCGAGGATTGGGGGCTTGAAGATCCTTCTGGTGGTCCTATAGAAGAATTTAGAAAAGCAAGAGATATTATTAAAGAAAAGGTAGAAGACCTTATAGAAAGAGTGAAAAGCAAAAAAATATGA
- the cdaA gene encoding diadenylate cyclase CdaA, translated as MQFLKELFVNIRIRDIIDIAIVAFAFYKLFMLIRETRAEQLIKGIIVLLVATKVSEWLQLFTINWILERTMTVGVIALLIVFQPELRRALEYIGRSRFLTKPIIEIEDEDIRNIINEILEAVASLSRQKIGALIVLERTTGLNEVAETGTLINGKVSSGLLINIFIPNTPLHDGAVIIKDDIVKAAGCFLPLTENMNLSKDLGTRHRAALGITEKSDALAIIVSEETGVISIADNGKLSRYVDIKTLEKILEDIYINNEMRRGLFIKWRIKNGENQE; from the coding sequence ATGCAGTTTTTAAAGGAATTATTTGTAAATATTAGAATAAGAGATATTATAGATATTGCTATAGTGGCTTTTGCTTTTTATAAGCTTTTTATGCTTATTAGAGAGACGCGAGCTGAACAATTAATTAAAGGTATCATAGTTTTATTAGTTGCTACTAAGGTAAGTGAATGGCTTCAACTATTTACGATAAACTGGATTCTTGAAAGAACCATGACAGTTGGAGTAATTGCCCTACTTATAGTTTTCCAACCAGAATTAAGAAGAGCATTAGAGTATATTGGTAGAAGCAGATTTTTAACGAAGCCAATTATTGAAATAGAAGATGAGGACATTCGAAACATTATAAACGAAATATTAGAAGCTGTAGCGTCTTTATCAAGGCAGAAAATAGGAGCTTTAATAGTGTTAGAAAGAACAACAGGTTTAAATGAGGTAGCAGAAACAGGTACTTTGATTAATGGAAAAGTATCAAGTGGTCTTTTAATCAATATTTTTATACCTAATACACCACTACATGATGGCGCTGTAATAATAAAAGACGATATTGTAAAAGCTGCTGGCTGCTTTTTGCCATTAACCGAAAATATGAATCTTAGTAAAGATTTAGGTACAAGACATAGAGCAGCACTAGGGATAACTGAAAAATCAGATGCATTGGCTATAATAGTTTCAGAAGAAACTGGTGTTATATCAATTGCTGATAATGGTAAACTTTCTCGTTACGTTGACATTAAAACGTTAGAAAAAATATTAGAGGATATTTATATTAATAATGAAATGAGACGGGGACTATTTATTAAATGGAGGATAAAAAATGGCGAAAATCAAGAATAG
- a CDS encoding spore coat associated protein CotJA produces the protein MKKYPYYKLAKAYIPYQIMGKIYCPEEALMKGTIFPELYMPYKAVKK, from the coding sequence ATGAAAAAATATCCTTATTATAAACTTGCTAAAGCATATATTCCCTATCAAATAATGGGTAAAATATATTGTCCTGAAGAAGCATTAATGAAAGGAACTATTTTCCCTGAGCTATATATGCCTTATAAAGCTGTTAAGAAGTAA
- a CDS encoding manganese catalase family protein, with amino-acid sequence MWIYEKKLQYPVRVDTCNPTLAAMILEQFGGPDGELSAGIRYLTQRWAMPTDQAKGILTDIGTEEFAHWEIIGTIVWKLIKDVPIKDIEGTPLEAHYVNHGKSPFPHDAAGYAWTATFIQSKDDPIANLHEDMAAEQKARATYEYLINICDDPGVKDALRFLREREIVHFQRFGETLDIVQECLNSKKYY; translated from the coding sequence ATGTGGATTTATGAAAAGAAGCTACAATATCCTGTTAGAGTAGATACTTGCAATCCAACTCTCGCAGCTATGATATTAGAGCAGTTTGGAGGTCCAGATGGAGAACTTTCAGCAGGTATTAGATATTTAACACAAAGATGGGCAATGCCTACTGATCAAGCAAAAGGTATTTTAACTGATATAGGAACTGAAGAGTTTGCACATTGGGAAATTATAGGAACTATCGTATGGAAACTTATAAAAGACGTTCCTATAAAAGATATAGAAGGTACTCCTCTTGAAGCACACTATGTAAATCATGGTAAAAGTCCATTTCCTCATGATGCTGCAGGATATGCTTGGACTGCTACATTTATACAATCTAAAGATGATCCTATAGCAAATCTTCACGAAGATATGGCAGCTGAGCAAAAAGCTAGGGCAACTTATGAATATTTAATCAATATTTGCGACGATCCTGGCGTTAAAGATGCTTTAAGATTCTTAAGAGAAAGAGAAATTGTACACTTCCAAAGATTCGGTGAAACATTAGACATTGTACAAGAATGCTTAAATAGCAAAAAATACTATTAA
- a CDS encoding spore coat protein CotJB, with product MDSNQLDMLKEIMEICFCLTDINLYLDTHPNDERAVALHNTFSKKYKELTNMYSMKYGPLTNYDLSKYPWEYTKSPWPWEIEY from the coding sequence GTGGATTCAAACCAATTGGATATGCTAAAAGAAATAATGGAAATATGCTTTTGCTTAACTGATATAAACTTATACCTTGATACTCATCCAAATGATGAAAGGGCTGTAGCTCTTCACAATACTTTTTCAAAGAAATATAAAGAACTTACAAATATGTATAGTATGAAATATGGACCTCTAACTAATTACGACCTAAGTAAATATCCATGGGAATATACCAAAAGCCCTTGGCCATGGGAAATAGAATATTGA
- a CDS encoding PrsW family intramembrane metalloprotease has translation MKDLLIRLFIIAITPAISIAYAVYLSDRYDREPISLLLKTFIFGALSVIPTIIVERFLGTINFFTGILSTFYTAFVVAGFTEEFFKREVVLRLVYNSKYFDEKLDGIVYSIFSALGFATVENIMYVVFRFSYNSYVGLYRGILSVPAHAIFAVTMGYYLSISKFTNDLTEKELNLKKSLFVPVIIHGIFDFILMSRVPILVVLFIPYLVYIWKNSQSKLNRYIIESRERFNRINKEK, from the coding sequence ATGAAAGATTTGCTTATAAGACTTTTTATAATAGCGATAACTCCTGCTATATCAATTGCATATGCAGTTTATCTCAGTGATAGATATGATAGAGAACCGATATCTCTTTTGCTGAAAACATTTATTTTTGGCGCTTTATCTGTTATTCCGACTATTATAGTAGAAAGGTTTTTAGGTACTATTAATTTTTTTACTGGGATATTAAGTACATTTTATACAGCATTTGTAGTTGCAGGTTTTACAGAAGAGTTTTTCAAAAGAGAAGTAGTATTAAGACTTGTATATAATAGTAAATATTTTGATGAAAAGCTTGATGGCATAGTATACTCAATATTTTCAGCTTTAGGTTTTGCTACGGTAGAAAATATTATGTATGTAGTTTTCAGGTTTAGTTATAACTCTTATGTTGGTCTATATAGAGGGATACTTTCAGTACCAGCACATGCAATTTTTGCAGTAACTATGGGCTATTATCTTTCTATATCAAAATTTACAAATGATTTGACAGAAAAAGAATTAAATCTAAAAAAATCTTTATTTGTACCAGTTATTATTCATGGGATATTTGATTTTATATTAATGTCTAGAGTACCAATTTTAGTAGTATTATTTATTCCATACCTAGTATATATTTGGAAAAACAGTCAGTCTAAATTAAATAGATATATAATCGAATCAAGAGAAAGATTTAATAGAATAAATAAAGAAAAATAA
- a CDS encoding DUF1576 domain-containing protein: protein MLLLPISFIVLAFILDTPSNILKGILEIIVSPDILLTDYIKVGGIGATLINSAILTLVNIYIIWKLKININGPIISAIFTIMGFAFFGKNIFNVWPVYVGGYLYSKYQKTHFKNVMLIVMFTTALSPLVNELAYGLNLPIPTGLVLGVFVGILVGFIMPPLSAHMVRVHDGYNLYNIGFTAGLIGTIIMSIMRSYGFATNSKMILSSEYDMFFKIFFAIFFLILIVLGFMFNNKSFKGYKRLIWFTGRLITDFTQLTGFGLTLINMGLMGLIGILYVIITGGVINGPVIGGLLTLVGFSSFGKHPKNSIPILIGVLIGSVLITKEVNPTILVITGLFGTTIAPISGTYGYLAGILAGFVHLSVVMNVGYLHGGINLYNNGFSGGIVATILVPIIDAFKKED from the coding sequence ATGCTTTTACTACCGATTTCTTTTATAGTACTAGCTTTTATTCTTGATACCCCTTCTAATATATTAAAAGGGATTTTAGAAATAATAGTTAGCCCTGATATTTTGCTTACTGACTACATTAAAGTTGGAGGAATAGGTGCTACTTTAATTAATTCTGCTATCCTTACTTTAGTGAATATTTATATTATATGGAAACTAAAAATAAATATTAATGGTCCAATTATATCAGCTATTTTTACAATTATGGGATTCGCCTTTTTTGGTAAAAATATATTTAATGTTTGGCCAGTATATGTAGGAGGCTATTTATACTCTAAATATCAAAAAACTCATTTTAAAAACGTAATGCTAATCGTTATGTTTACTACTGCATTATCTCCTCTAGTAAACGAACTTGCTTACGGTTTAAATCTTCCTATACCAACTGGTTTAGTTTTAGGTGTTTTTGTCGGAATATTAGTTGGTTTTATTATGCCTCCACTTTCAGCTCATATGGTAAGAGTACATGATGGTTACAACCTATACAATATTGGCTTTACAGCTGGATTAATAGGTACAATAATTATGTCTATAATGAGAAGTTACGGATTCGCTACAAACAGTAAAATGATATTAAGTAGTGAATATGATATGTTTTTCAAAATATTTTTTGCAATATTCTTCTTAATTTTAATTGTTTTAGGTTTTATGTTTAATAATAAAAGTTTTAAAGGATATAAAAGACTCATTTGGTTTACTGGAAGGCTTATCACAGATTTTACACAACTAACAGGCTTTGGTTTAACTTTAATCAATATGGGATTAATGGGACTAATAGGTATACTTTATGTTATAATAACAGGTGGGGTAATTAATGGCCCTGTTATAGGTGGATTATTAACTCTTGTAGGTTTTTCATCTTTTGGTAAACATCCTAAAAACTCTATACCAATTTTAATAGGTGTTTTAATAGGTAGTGTTTTAATTACTAAAGAAGTAAATCCAACTATTTTAGTAATCACTGGTCTATTCGGAACTACTATAGCTCCTATTTCAGGAACTTATGGTTATTTAGCAGGAATACTTGCTGGATTTGTTCATTTATCTGTGGTAATGAATGTAGGATATCTTCATGGAGGGATTAATTTATATAATAATGGTTTTTCAGGTGGTATTGTTGCTACTATACTAGTGCCAATTATTGATGCTTTCAAGAAGGAGGATTAA
- a CDS encoding CapA family protein, which translates to MKRKRLILSISTLFLFISLFLTGYITDKYKTSPKNILVCYKKPDEVLEMQLKQDYKVQATIVATGDIMFHTPQIKSALDVKSGEYNFDDMFKSVKKYIKGADLAIGNFETVTAGPEHGYRGYPTFNTPKSAIRTLKDIGFDILSTANNHSLDEGKEGLIETIENIQQFGLKNVGTYKEPVKGVLIEDVKGIKVAFMSYTYGCNGLESRLTEEELKYMINFIDEDKIKEDIRFAREQADIVVIIIHWGNEYQRKPSEFQLSLAQKMFDWGADIILGSHPHVIQKAELKTINGRVKYVIYSMGNFISNQRYETIKNRYTEDGVIVKIHLEKDLVHNNSKIKNVEYIPTWVNRYISNGKYKYEILPTTDYLNEEVEGISENLLNKLKISYKATMSTINQSELQ; encoded by the coding sequence ATGAAAAGAAAAAGATTAATTTTGAGTATTTCTACACTTTTTTTATTTATTTCTCTTTTTTTAACAGGATATATTACAGATAAATATAAGACAAGCCCTAAAAATATACTTGTATGCTATAAAAAGCCTGATGAAGTATTAGAAATGCAGCTTAAACAAGATTACAAGGTTCAAGCAACTATTGTAGCAACTGGAGACATAATGTTTCACACTCCACAAATAAAAAGTGCACTCGACGTAAAAAGTGGAGAGTACAATTTTGATGATATGTTTAAATCAGTAAAAAAATACATCAAAGGCGCAGATTTAGCTATAGGTAATTTTGAAACGGTAACTGCAGGGCCAGAACACGGGTATAGAGGTTATCCTACTTTCAATACTCCCAAATCAGCTATAAGAACACTTAAAGACATAGGATTCGATATCTTATCAACTGCAAACAATCATAGTTTGGATGAAGGTAAAGAAGGATTGATTGAAACTATAGAAAATATACAGCAATTTGGGCTAAAAAATGTTGGGACATATAAAGAACCTGTAAAAGGAGTACTTATTGAAGATGTCAAGGGGATTAAGGTAGCATTTATGTCATATACCTATGGTTGTAATGGGCTTGAATCAAGGCTAACAGAAGAAGAATTAAAATACATGATTAATTTTATAGATGAAGATAAGATTAAAGAGGATATAAGGTTTGCAAGAGAACAAGCAGATATTGTGGTGATAATTATTCATTGGGGTAACGAATATCAGAGAAAACCATCTGAATTTCAGCTTTCGTTAGCACAAAAGATGTTTGATTGGGGAGCAGACATTATATTAGGAAGTCACCCTCATGTTATACAGAAAGCCGAGTTGAAAACAATAAATGGACGAGTAAAATATGTGATATATTCTATGGGTAACTTTATTTCTAATCAAAGATACGAAACTATAAAAAATAGATATACAGAAGATGGTGTTATAGTTAAGATTCACTTGGAAAAAGACCTTGTACATAATAACTCTAAAATTAAAAACGTAGAATATATTCCTACGTGGGTAAATAGATATATATCTAATGGCAAATATAAATATGAAATTTTACCGACTACTGATTATTTAAATGAAGAAGTAGAAGGAATTAGTGAAAATTTGTTAAATAAGTTAAAAATATCATATAAAGCTACAATGAGTACTATTAATCAAAGTGAACTACAATAG
- a CDS encoding CoA-disulfide reductase has protein sequence MSKKVLIVGGVAGGASTAARLRRLDETAEIIMFEKGEHISFANCGLPYYIGGTIEQRDALLVQTPEKMKSKFNIDVRVKNEVLSIDREKKEVKVKDLNSGKIYKESYDYLVLSPGASPIKPPIPGIDSPNIFTLRNIPDTDAIKECVDNKKPKRAVVVGGGFIGIEMAENLYDRGLEVSIVEMADQVMGPIDFDMAQIVHQHIKSKDVKLYLKDGVKEFEYKDGITKVTLQSGKTLDADIVILAIGVRPDSKLAMDCGLEVNQRGGIIVDEYLRTSDKNIFAIGDAIEVVDFVNGAKTMIPLAGPANKQGRIVANNIAGRLEKYKGTQGTSIAKVFDLTVASTGNNEKILNRMGKKYGKDYKIALIHSKSHAGYYPGAIPMTIKLIFNLKGKILGAQIVGYDGVDKRIDVIASAIRFGGTIYDLKELELAYAPPYSSAKDPVNMVGFTAENILKRDVDVIMCNELEKLDKNEVIILDVRDEIERELGYIEGSINIPLDELRNRLNELDKEKLIIPYCAIGLRGYLAARILKQNGFKKVKNLSGGYTTYSCIFCQDEASKCGGVTFDLNADFNEGGEPEEIDINNLEGKTIKLNACGLQCPGPVMQVYEKMKALENGDILEVTATDPGFVNDIKNWCKRTGNTLIKTEKRPKEFVAFIRKGRGANIVKDSSNNNVVQTANDGKTIIVFSGDLDKAIASFIIANGAAAMGRKVTMFFTFWGLNILRKPEKVKVEKGLMDKMFGMMMPRGSKKLKLSQMNMMGIGAKMIRSVMKKKNISSLEELMEKAKKQGIRLVACNMSMDVMGITREELIDGVEIGGVASYLGAAEESNVNLFI, from the coding sequence ATGTCAAAGAAAGTTTTAATTGTAGGTGGTGTAGCTGGAGGAGCTTCTACGGCAGCTAGATTAAGAAGGCTTGATGAAACTGCTGAAATTATTATGTTTGAGAAAGGTGAGCATATTTCATTTGCAAACTGTGGATTGCCTTATTATATTGGTGGTACAATCGAGCAAAGAGATGCCTTATTAGTTCAGACTCCAGAAAAAATGAAATCAAAATTTAACATTGATGTAAGAGTCAAAAACGAAGTGTTATCAATAGACAGAGAGAAAAAGGAAGTAAAAGTAAAAGATTTAAACAGCGGAAAAATATATAAGGAATCATATGATTATTTAGTATTATCTCCAGGTGCTAGTCCAATTAAACCACCTATCCCAGGTATTGACTCACCTAATATATTTACTTTAAGAAATATACCTGATACGGATGCAATAAAAGAATGTGTAGACAATAAAAAGCCTAAGCGTGCAGTAGTAGTTGGTGGCGGATTTATCGGTATAGAAATGGCAGAAAATCTCTATGATAGAGGTTTAGAAGTCTCTATTGTAGAAATGGCAGACCAAGTCATGGGTCCTATTGATTTTGACATGGCTCAAATTGTTCATCAACACATTAAATCTAAAGATGTAAAATTATATTTAAAAGACGGAGTAAAAGAATTTGAATATAAAGATGGTATAACTAAAGTAACACTTCAAAGTGGTAAGACTTTAGATGCTGACATAGTAATACTTGCAATTGGAGTAAGGCCAGACAGCAAATTAGCTATGGATTGTGGCCTTGAGGTTAATCAAAGAGGTGGAATAATTGTTGATGAGTATCTAAGAACATCAGATAAAAATATCTTTGCTATAGGAGATGCAATTGAAGTAGTTGATTTTGTAAATGGTGCTAAGACTATGATACCACTAGCTGGACCTGCAAATAAACAAGGTAGAATAGTAGCAAACAACATAGCAGGTAGATTAGAAAAATATAAAGGAACACAAGGTACTTCAATAGCAAAGGTATTTGATTTAACAGTTGCTTCAACTGGTAATAATGAAAAAATATTGAATAGAATGGGCAAAAAATATGGTAAAGACTACAAAATAGCACTTATTCATTCAAAATCACATGCAGGATATTATCCTGGAGCAATACCAATGACAATAAAATTAATATTTAACCTAAAAGGAAAAATATTAGGTGCTCAAATTGTAGGTTATGATGGTGTAGATAAGAGAATAGACGTTATTGCATCTGCAATAAGATTTGGGGGTACAATTTACGACCTTAAAGAATTAGAGCTTGCTTATGCACCACCTTACTCATCAGCAAAAGACCCTGTGAACATGGTAGGTTTTACAGCAGAGAACATATTAAAAAGAGACGTAGATGTTATAATGTGCAATGAGCTAGAAAAATTAGATAAAAATGAAGTAATTATTCTTGATGTTAGAGATGAAATTGAAAGAGAATTAGGATATATCGAAGGTTCAATTAATATACCATTAGATGAGTTAAGAAATAGATTGAATGAATTAGATAAGGAAAAATTAATAATACCATATTGTGCTATAGGACTTAGAGGATATTTAGCAGCTAGAATTTTAAAACAAAATGGTTTTAAGAAAGTTAAGAATTTAAGTGGAGGATATACAACTTATAGTTGTATCTTCTGTCAAGATGAAGCTTCAAAATGTGGAGGAGTTACTTTTGACTTAAATGCAGACTTTAATGAAGGTGGAGAACCAGAAGAAATAGATATAAATAATCTAGAAGGAAAAACTATAAAGCTAAATGCTTGTGGCCTTCAGTGTCCAGGACCGGTAATGCAGGTATACGAAAAAATGAAGGCATTAGAAAATGGAGATATTCTAGAAGTAACCGCGACAGACCCTGGTTTTGTGAATGATATAAAAAATTGGTGCAAAAGAACTGGTAATACTTTGATAAAGACTGAAAAAAGACCAAAAGAGTTTGTAGCTTTTATTAGAAAGGGTAGAGGTGCAAACATTGTTAAAGATAGCAGTAATAACAATGTAGTACAGACTGCAAATGATGGTAAAACAATAATTGTATTTAGTGGAGATTTAGACAAGGCAATAGCTTCATTTATAATTGCAAATGGTGCAGCTGCTATGGGCAGAAAGGTTACAATGTTCTTTACGTTCTGGGGACTTAATATATTAAGAAAACCAGAAAAAGTAAAGGTAGAAAAAGGTTTAATGGATAAAATGTTTGGTATGATGATGCCAAGAGGAAGTAAAAAATTAAAATTATCACAAATGAACATGATGGGCATAGGCGCTAAAATGATAAGAAGTGTAATGAAGAAGAAAAATATTTCTTCATTAGAAGAGTTAATGGAAAAAGCTAAGAAGCAGGGTATAAGATTAGTAGCATGTAATATGTCTATGGATGTAATGGGAATAACTAGAGAAGAGTTAATAGACGGTGTAGAAATAGGTGGAGTTGCTAGTTATTTAGGAGCAGCTGAAGAGTCGAATGTTAATTTATTTATCTAG
- a CDS encoding helix-turn-helix transcriptional regulator — protein MKAIAHPVRLCIVKGLLDDEGCNVTKIQNCLNMPQSTISQHLAKLKAAGVVEGRRYGVEIKYYLVNEDVRKILKAIF, from the coding sequence TTGAAGGCTATTGCACATCCAGTAAGATTATGCATAGTTAAAGGACTTTTAGATGATGAAGGATGTAATGTGACTAAAATACAAAATTGTTTAAATATGCCTCAATCAACAATATCACAGCATTTAGCAAAATTAAAAGCAGCTGGTGTTGTTGAAGGAAGAAGGTACGGCGTAGAGATTAAATACTATCTAGTTAATGAAGATGTTAGAAAAATTTTGAAGGCTATATTTTAG
- a CDS encoding rubrerythrin family protein, producing the protein MNAMTASNLRSAYGGESQAHMRYKVWAAKAEEEGFSNVARLFRAVSFAEEIHATSHFKTLKDEKGDFSVTAGAGFGIGSTSENLQGAIDGENFEVEQMYPAFIEVSKMQGEKRATISMQYAYEAEKTHAALFTKAKEAVDSGKDVEFGDLHVCEICGYTVEGEAPEKCPICGVKTEKFKTFSK; encoded by the coding sequence ATGAATGCAATGACAGCATCAAATTTACGTTCAGCATATGGTGGAGAGAGCCAAGCTCATATGAGATATAAAGTATGGGCAGCTAAAGCAGAAGAGGAAGGATTTAGTAATGTAGCAAGATTATTTAGAGCAGTATCATTTGCTGAAGAAATTCATGCTACAAGTCATTTTAAGACTTTAAAAGATGAAAAAGGAGACTTTTCAGTTACTGCAGGAGCTGGATTTGGAATAGGCAGTACTTCAGAAAACTTACAAGGAGCTATAGATGGAGAGAATTTTGAAGTTGAGCAGATGTATCCTGCTTTTATAGAAGTATCTAAAATGCAAGGAGAAAAGAGAGCTACAATCTCAATGCAATATGCATATGAGGCAGAAAAGACACATGCAGCACTTTTCACTAAAGCAAAAGAAGCTGTAGATTCTGGCAAAGATGTAGAATTTGGCGATTTACATGTATGTGAAATTTGTGGTTATACTGTAGAAGGAGAAGCTCCTGAAAAATGTCCAATTTGTGGTGTTAAAACTGAAAAGTTTAAAACTTTTAGTAAATAG
- a CDS encoding DUF5317 domain-containing protein, producing the protein MLIESMATSLVVGKVRGGKLENIGKVQIRCWYLFVLGFILEFTSVYLKIKHIGVISTFVDKYFIYVHSLSYILIFVALMLNFKNKSMILVFIGTLLNFIVIVANGGRMPVSPEGLKAANLISNLEMLKKDMIITHTLITDSTRLPILGDIIPLIKPYPFPKIISIGDIFLGLGIFFFIQGAMTKKGIFSRKTKMIKFEYKKN; encoded by the coding sequence ATGCTAATTGAGTCAATGGCAACTTCTCTAGTTGTAGGTAAGGTTAGAGGGGGAAAACTAGAAAACATTGGGAAAGTACAGATTAGATGTTGGTATCTTTTTGTTTTAGGCTTTATACTTGAATTTACGAGTGTATATTTAAAAATAAAGCATATTGGAGTAATAAGTACTTTTGTTGATAAATATTTTATTTATGTACATAGCTTATCTTACATTTTAATTTTTGTTGCACTTATGCTTAACTTTAAAAATAAATCTATGATATTAGTCTTTATTGGAACACTTCTTAATTTTATAGTTATTGTTGCAAACGGTGGTAGAATGCCTGTATCACCTGAAGGATTGAAAGCAGCAAATTTAATATCTAATTTAGAGATGTTAAAAAAGGATATGATAATAACACATACATTAATAACAGATTCTACTAGACTTCCTATTTTAGGAGATATCATACCACTAATAAAGCCATATCCATTTCCTAAAATTATAAGTATAGGAGACATCTTTTTAGGTCTTGGAATATTCTTTTTTATACAAGGGGCAATGACTAAAAAGGGTATTTTTTCAAGAAAGACTAAAATGATAAAATTTGAATACAAGAAAAATTAG
- a CDS encoding HD-GYP domain-containing protein: MRNIPRRLKHYILFLFLTSFIVFYLLYINNTNFDLEFLLTFILLSIIAESLPIPLPNEGAVSVGFAISLASIIIGGPLVGALVTAFGFLFRVVKAPGRKYLHLFNTPMYKTIFNVSQIIIVIGISGIVYIKSGGVVGSGNFIKNPLPILSTFIVYILLSTTIMAELMSILSGQNIVKIWMKNLRWIIPNTAAIGTLGLIIALAYFALGAFAVVIFFGPLLLARYSYKLYMDMRHVYMETIQALTNAMEAKDAYTRGHADRVGMYAVKLARALNLSDRKIENIKNAAILHDIGKIGIDDQILKKPGKLTEEEYQKIKQHPSIGAEILKGVNFLKEVSDIVRHHHERYDGKGYPDGLKENEIPVEAAILAIADVYDAMTSDRPYRKALSKEVALSEIEKNAGTQFNPEFAKMFVKVMKNDNEKGMLANAN, translated from the coding sequence ATGCGAAACATACCTCGTAGATTGAAGCATTATATATTATTTTTGTTTTTGACTTCTTTTATAGTATTTTATTTATTGTATATAAACAATACTAATTTTGATTTAGAGTTCTTATTAACTTTTATTTTGCTATCAATAATAGCAGAATCTCTGCCTATACCTTTACCTAATGAAGGAGCAGTATCAGTAGGCTTTGCTATAAGCTTAGCCTCGATAATAATAGGAGGACCATTAGTAGGTGCGTTAGTAACTGCTTTTGGCTTTTTATTTAGAGTAGTAAAAGCGCCAGGCAGAAAGTATTTACACTTATTTAATACCCCAATGTATAAGACTATATTCAATGTTTCACAAATAATTATTGTGATTGGAATTTCTGGTATTGTTTATATAAAGTCAGGAGGAGTTGTAGGAAGTGGCAATTTTATAAAAAATCCTCTTCCAATTTTATCGACTTTCATTGTATATATTCTTTTAAGTACAACAATAATGGCAGAATTAATGTCGATTTTAAGTGGACAAAACATTGTTAAAATATGGATGAAAAATCTTAGATGGATTATACCAAATACTGCTGCCATAGGTACGTTGGGATTAATAATAGCTCTAGCTTATTTTGCATTAGGAGCATTTGCAGTAGTGATATTTTTCGGTCCACTATTATTAGCAAGATATTCATATAAACTATATATGGATATGAGGCATGTATATATGGAGACTATTCAAGCGCTTACAAATGCAATGGAGGCAAAAGATGCATATACTAGGGGTCATGCTGATAGGGTAGGTATGTATGCAGTTAAGTTAGCTAGAGCATTGAACCTTTCTGACAGAAAAATCGAAAATATAAAGAATGCAGCAATTTTACATGATATAGGGAAAATAGGTATTGACGATCAAATATTAAAAAAGCCAGGTAAACTTACTGAAGAAGAATATCAGAAAATAAAACAACATCCATCAATAGGTGCTGAAATATTAAAAGGAGTTAATTTCTTAAAAGAAGTTTCAGACATAGTAAGACACCATCATGAAAGATATGATGGTAAAGGGTATCCTGATGGGCTTAAAGAAAATGAAATCCCTGTAGAAGCAGCAATACTTGCAATAGCTGATGTATATGATGCAATGACATCTGATAGACCTTATAGAAAGGCATTGTCAAAAGAAGTAGCACTTAGTGAGATTGAAAAAAATGCCGGAACACAATTTAATCCAGAATTTGCTAAGATGTTTGTAAAAGTAATGAAAAATGATAATGAGAAGGGGATGCTGGCTAATGCTAATTGA